Proteins encoded in a region of the Panthera tigris isolate Pti1 chromosome B2, P.tigris_Pti1_mat1.1, whole genome shotgun sequence genome:
- the LOC122238791 gene encoding MICOS complex subunit MIC10-like → MKNIFRELGVGNMSDSELGRKWDQCMADAVVKIGVGFGLRLVFSLTFFKRRMWPLVFGSGMGLGMAYSNNCQHDFQAPYLLHGKYVKEQEQ, encoded by the coding sequence atgaaaaatatttttagggagctgggggtggggaacatgTCGGACTCCGAGCTCGGCAGGAAGTGGGACCAGTGCATGGCGGATGCGGTCGTGAAGATAGGTGTCGGTTTTGGATTAAGACTGGTTTTCTCACTTACcttctttaaaagaagaatgtGGCCATTAGTCTTTGGTTCTGGCATGGGATTGGGAATGGCCTACTCCAACAACTGTCAGCATGATTTCCAGGCTCCATATCTTCTACACGGAAAATATGTCAAAGAGCAGGAGCAGTGA